Genomic DNA from Setaria italica strain Yugu1 chromosome V, Setaria_italica_v2.0, whole genome shotgun sequence:
TTGTTATGTTACGAGCATGCTATCAGTTAGTTAGTATTGCTGCTTAGGGCATATTTGTAAATTGCAAACACGTGTTGGAACTCACACAACAGTGCAGTGAAATTTTATTGGCCTTACCTGTGGGTCCTGGTAGAATTACACAAGCCATAATGGCCAAACAAAACCTCCTGGACCAGCGGGAAGGTATGAGCTCTGAATGTAAGGCATCTTGGGTTTGAACCCCAGACTTGTCTTCATTTTTCTTCCCAGTCACTTCTCTCACATGCTGGTGTCAACAATGGTTTAAAACATAAAGTAGCAAGTTCTTGCAAACACTTGGATTAGCTTCAGTTCTTAGGGTCTGGGACGTATGGCCTCCAGCTGAGATAGCCTGCAGTATTGTGGCATCATAGTGGCTCTGCTGCTATATTACCCTGAAATTTGATATTCTAAACCacaaataaaatttggattaTATTTTCCTTAACCAGTCATCCAATGTTATGGCCATTGAGAGAGAGAAATATGAACCAGTATATTTGGATCATATCAACTTTGCCTTCATTAACTTTTGGTTGGTCATATCTCTTTCTGCATCCATGGTACATGATATTGTGTGTTGCATGTTTACTACTGCAATCTGTGTAAAAAAATTTTTGTATGTATTTGCCTTTGGGTGATATTGTGTTTTCTCCATGTAATCTTGATTTTCATTCATTAGCTCATGTTATGTTCATGTCGCAGTAAATCATGATGCTAGATCAGCTGGCTCTGCTAACCGACTTCCTGTTGCTGCTACAACACAATCTATTGATGAAAACGCTCAATCTGTAAAGCTGGAAATTGACAAATTATCCCTTCCAGAGCCAAGCACAGAAGTTGAAGCAATGAATTCATCTCCAGAAGTTAACAAACTGCCCCTTTCAGAGCCAAGCATGGGCATTGAAGTAATGGACTCATCATCAGAAGTTGACAAACTGTCCCTTCCAGAGCAAATCATGGATGTTAAAGTTACGGACTCGTCTCTGAAAGTTGACAAACTGCCCCTTCCAGAACCAAGCACAGAACTTGAACTGATGTACTCATCTCTGCAAGAGTATGAACCACCCATTCCAGAGCCAAGTACAGAAGTTGAAGTCATGGATTCATCTCTGAAAGTCAGCGAACCGCCCATTCCAAAGGCAAGCTCAGAAGTTGAAGCAACAGACTCATCCCTGGAACACACACCGACTGTGAATGGTCACTCACCCCTCGTAGCCCCAACCAGTACCTCTAGCCTCACCGTGCCAACTGCTACCATGCCTGTCAGCTCCGACGGATGCGGCTGCTACATGTTAACCAACAGAATCCAAGTTTACCCTCGCAACACTGACATGGCTATCCCTGAAGGCGCAACCATGCTCCCCTTCAGCGACGATATGTGGGTGGCAGTCAGCTTGCCTTACCGCAACAACAACGAAGGTAACCCGAACTCCGCATTGTGATTTTACACTGGAAACCCGGATCCATTGTCATGTGCATGCCCTTGCTCCCCACTGAAGCTATTCTCCTGTTGTCAAAACGCAGATGGCGAGGCTGCCGCTTAGGAACATTGGAGCACACAAGAGGAGAATTGACGGGTGATCTTGTGATGCTGGTGTAGCCTGCGCCAAGCTTAAGTTATCTTCGTTTCGTGCTAGTATTTAGGCTAACTATACAGCCGTTCGCTGCGACTATAACTAGCATTTCTGATATGGACAGTTTTTAACTTCAATTGTATCTGGCCGAAGCTGCCTGCTCAATTATGTGAGCGAACCTAATCCTGACGGGTTATAAACTGAGAAGTAGAGAACCTGAACTTTAAATGGACCATCCGCAGCATTCgtcttgagttttttttttcgtgCTTCCTTTTTGAATTCGTTTCCTTGATTGGCTCTGCTCTCCTCGTCATCGTTTATGCGCCGAAAATCTTGACTGTTGTGTCGGTTTTTTTTTAAACCTCCACTGTTGGAGCATCTCCAAAAATACTTCCAATAACTAGTTTTGAAAACGAAAATAAAACAATGGTGCTCCAACAGTTGTCCAATCTGGTTTACATTTTTTCCGCATGCCAAATACTGGATGTCTGGATCCATCTCGAGCCAAATTTGCCCCCTCCCTGCGCTCCCGAtcccacagaaaaaaaaaacggcggttggaaggaaaaaaaggcGCGAGTTACTGTTCACGGAGGGAAAAATCAAATGTTGGGTCCACATATGGATGATGTGGCAGCACTTGCTTCTTTTTGGATCATTTTTTAGAACTgttggttggaatggtattttTTCCTCCTAATAGCTTTTTAgactttatttttttaactatTCTTGGAGATGCTATTACGGCTTGCACTCCACCTGACAGTCCCAAATATTTTGTAGAGTGGCGGGCTCAGATCGAAATGACTGGGATGGCGTGTGTGCCCGTTGGGAGTTCATCAGCCTTCAGTGGACGTCTGCGTCTGGCTGCCCTCTTGCCGCCGATACGGGGTGGCCCACTGGCGACACGAAGCCGCCACCTCACCTACaaagcgcggcgcggcgctggACCAGTGAGCAAGCGCCGCTGCTCTCTCCCCCCACCTCGCACCGCCGACCTTTCTCGTCGGGCCTCGGTGCGCCGCCGGTGCGCGCATGCGAGAGCGGGGGACGGCGACCGAGCTCAGCTCCAGCTCGCCATCCGGAGCGGACCCTGGCCGCATCGCCCTTTGTCCGTCGCTGCTCCGCGGTAAGGGGAATCCCCAACTTTACTCTTCCACCTTGCTACCAAGCTAGCCCGCCACCGcctgctgctgcctcctcctgCCGCTGCTCTGCTTCTAGATCAGCCACAGTACTCCGCGAATGAGGTTTCCGCGGGTGGCGGCACCGTTTGTTTTGCAAGAACAAGCGTGGAAATGGGATTGGGCGGACGCCACTGTAGAGTCGCGCTGTCGACTGCTTGTCAGGTTGTATCGAGTCTGTTCGTGCTGGGTGGCCAGTATTTTATAAGACCGACGGGGATGTGCTTGAGTTGACTTCCACAGGGTTGGTTTCTGGGTCCCTTCAGGGTCCTGAGAAATAATTGACCTCATGTGTTCAGTTTAATAATTGACCCCATAAGAATTCCAATTCTTCTATTTTTTACCCGCTGGAAACGGTTCTCTTTCATGTCCAATGCACTGTACACTGATGGAGATACTTAAACTTTGATATGTGAATCCGTGCTGcaaaatctttcttttttatgaaTGGGTAAGCATATAAAGAGGAAAAGTTGTAAGGAGATGTCAGATGTCAATATCTtttcctcaagaagaggttaTCCCTTCTTTTGAATTGCAAAAGGTAAAGTACCACAGCAGACACAAtgtgcttttctttttcttgtagaAAACCTGTGGGAAGGTACCTTACTTCTTGATTAAGCCATGTCTCGAAGCGTGTTTGTTGTGTCACTCAAAAGAAATTTGTTTGCTCTCTTCATACACTTTCACTTTCTTATTTCTGATCTGCCAGCTCATTGTAACCTCTCCTATCTTTAAATTTTGATTTAGGGCCTCTTCCAAATTCCCTGGAGGATCAGAGATAAAGATCATcagatcaactattctgaagaAACTTTTTAGAAACTGTAGGACATGACAAGCTCAAATACTTCTTGGGCGTGCCTTCTACTGCTATGTTTTGCTTCGATCGGAAATGCAGAGTACATGAAGTACAAGGATCCAAAGCAACCTATCAACACTAGAATCAAGGATCTTATTGGTAGGATGACCCTTGCTGAAAAAATTGGCCAGATGACACAGATAGAACGGCAGGTTGCATCTGCAGATGTCATGAAAAAATACTTCATAGGTAAATTCTATATAAGCTTGTGTAAATGTACATGGATATTGTAGGGTGTTTGGAAATGCTTGCTGTCTTGCATATGGATTTCTGTTTGGGAGATAAAGACAAATGAAGCCTATAGCACTCCAAAGCTTTAGCTCCTTACTGACATTGTGATATCTAAGTCTGTGGTTATGCTACTTCTAATGCCAAAGTTCTGTGTTGTTTGCTAGGTAGCATCTTAAGTGGTGGTGGAAGTGTTCCTGCTCCCCAGGCCAGTCCATCGATTTGGGTGAGCATGGTAAATGAATTCCAGAAAGGTGCCTTGTCAACACGTCTTGGAATTCCTATGATTTATGGCATTGATGCTGTCCATGGTAATAACAATGTCTACAATGCCACCTTATTCCCTCACAACGTCGGTCTTGGAGCTACAAGGTGCGTCTTTGATAATCTACGTACTACATGTTTGCAATACAACAAGCATCCTACATGCCTCCTAGAAGGCCACAGATTTTTTTGCCACAATTTTTATCAAGATTTTTGTTGGTCAGTTTAAAAGTTTGCTTTGATGGATACGATGTTCtaatacgcagctctcctgcgtattccaGATACGATGTTCTAAAATCAATTCATACATTTGGCAACCTAAGCTTGTTTCTTGCTGGCTAGCAGATCATGCAAACATTATCAACAAATATGTGTAGAACTGTAGATATATAATCATCTTCTATTTAATGTGTTATTAGGGATCCTGACCTCATAAAAAGGATTGGTGAAGCAACTGCTCTTGAAGTGCGGGCAACAGGCATTCAATATACTTTTGCTCCATGTATTGCAGTAAGAACATATATACACACTGTTTTGTTGCTTCTGCTATGCATCAGacctttggtggagcatgttGTATGTTTCACTAGAAGTTATATTGATCAGAAATTATTCTTATAGCTCGGTTTAGGTTTGCAGAGATCCAAGATGGGGTAGATGTTATGAGAGTTACAGTGAAGATCACACGGTTGTCCAGCAGATGACAGATATCATCCTTGGTTTACAGGGAGAGATCCCAGTCAATCATACCAAAGGAGTTCCATATGTAGCTGGGAAGTAAGATATTCTTTTCTCAGTGATGATAAAAATGGTATGGTAGATGTAAGCCAATACTTAAGGCACCTGCATCTTTATCTAAGTGAAACTAATAATCTAATATGCCTTGACAGCATCCTATCAGTACATTATGTACTAGTCGATTGAAATTAGTTTTGGGAAGCAAGCTGTTATTAATATCTTGCAGTGTGAAAGAATTTTCTGTCTATACCTCAGCCTATGGTTTTTGCAGGGATAAAGTTGCTGCTTGTGCTAAACACTTTGTTGGTGATGGTGGAACTCATAATGGAATCAATGAGAATAACACTATCATTGATGAACATGGGCTGCTAAGCATTCACATGCCACCATATTATGACTCTATCATAAAGGGTGTTGCAACTATTATGGTGTCATACTCAAGCTTGAACGGTGTAAAAATGCATGCCAACCATGATCTAGTAACTGGCTATCTGAAATCCAAACTCCATTTTAGAGTTAGTAACAATCTGCAACTTAGATTACATTACTTTGCTGTGATAAAAAACTTAATTTTGCATATTTTTGGATTGCAGGGTTTTGTGATATCAGACTGGCTAGGAATAGACCGCATCACCTCACCTCCTGGTGAAAACTATACTTATTCTGTGCAAGCTGGAATAAATGCAGGGATTGACATGGTATGTGGAATTATTTTGAGCAAATTATTGCGCGCTTTTGTACTAGCTGCTGCGTACATGGTTGACTAGCTTCTACTGGAGATAGGGTTTTGTGATAATGAAGTTTTCTATTTCACCATTTTTCCTTAAAAACTTTGGTCACCTCAATTCCAGGTCATGGTGCCATACAATTACACTGATTACATTGATGATCTAACATCTCTTGTCCACAAGGGCATCGTCAATATGAACAGAATTGATGATGCTGTGAGGCGTATCCTTCGAGTCAAATTTACGATGGGCCTGTTTGAGAACCCGTTAGCTGATCTTAGCTTTGCAGATCAGCTTGGAAAGAAGGTTGGTAAGTTGATAACATGCTGTATACTACTTCCACATTTTGCACACTACTTTCTCAAGTTACGTCGTGATAGTAACACAGTTTTCGTGGATAACTAGGTTGGGATTCATGTTAGAGGAACTTAGTAACTGTGTCCTTCAATTTATACAGGAGCACAGGGAATTAGCTAGAGAAGCTGTCAGGAAATCACTTGTTCTTTTAAAAAATGGGAATCCTCCCAATCAGCAATTCTTACCTCTCCCAAAGAAAGCTAGAAGGATCCTTGTAGCTGGGAGCCATGCTAGCAATTTGGGCTACCAATGTGGAGGATGGTCAATTCAATGGATGGGGAGCAGCGGTGATATCACAACTGGTATGTGCATTTGGTATTTAGTTATTAGGGGAACTGTATTTGAACATATTCTTTTTCTGATTCTATGTGCTTATGGGATACACTTAATTGCCCAGTTAAATTGTCAGCATGCATCGTAGTTATATTTTCCATACAGCTGTGACATGGGTTGAAGCATCATCTACATGTTAGAAGATAGTATTCCTAACTGCAAATGCTACAAGCAAAGATGAGCATATTCgctcttcagagttcagatgcATCACATTAACAAACCTTCATTTCCAGTTTTTAGATCAGAAACAGACACAACATCTGCTTTGGTTTCAATGAATGATTGAcaaatattcttttttttaaaaaaaaaggattgaCAGATATTCACACATCACAATTTACCTAGATAGCGTGTACA
This window encodes:
- the LOC101770565 gene encoding uncharacterized protein LOC101770565, yielding MTSSNTSWACLLLLCFASIGNAEYMKYKDPKQPINTRIKDLIGRMTLAEKIGQMTQIERQVASADVMKKYFIGSILSGGGSVPAPQASPSIWVSMVNEFQKGALSTRLGIPMIYGIDAVHGNNNVYNATLFPHNVGLGATRDPDLIKRIGEATALEVRATGIQYTFAPCIAVCRDPRWGRCYESYSEDHTVVQQMTDIILGLQGEIPVNHTKGVPYVAGKDKVAACAKHFVGDGGTHNGINENNTIIDEHGLLSIHMPPYYDSIIKGVATIMVSYSSLNGVKMHANHDLVTGYLKSKLHFRGFVISDWLGIDRITSPPGENYTYSVQAGINAGIDMVMVPYNYTDYIDDLTSLVHKGIVNMNRIDDAVRRILRVKFTMGLFENPLADLSFADQLGKKEHRELAREAVRKSLVLLKNGNPPNQQFLPLPKKARRILVAGSHASNLGYQCGGWSIQWMGSSGDITTGTTILDAIKSTVADSTPVVYSENPDESFMKHNDFSFAIVVVGEPPYSETVGDSTDLTILDPGPDTIRTVCSAVKCVVVIVSGRPVVIEPYVPLMEALVAAWLPGTEGQGVADVLFGDYGFTGKLPRTWFKSVDQLPMNVGDPHYDPLYPFGFGLAINSSLPGFSGVDSLGHAKQRVIYVVLGSLLSLVLINDLSTGLFQHPAALL